One Bacillus amyloliquefaciens DSM 7 = ATCC 23350 DNA window includes the following coding sequences:
- the tuaE gene encoding teichuronic acid biosynthesis protein TuaE, translating to MSIKRSAAHVLVLLAAVITGVFIMLEAVRADAGFGKFTVLLLAAMIGIAGLALISAFTTNGRMFMGLIYILIACTFLNQAFFAIHLGFFSLFIYRLLLIGAGALHIAGILTNRHHIDRWNRVNVKGVLMFFALWFTYGLISLLWAKSVTYGIKYLALMAMGMFLIYLVVMFIQRLDQLMVFYGIWLVMTIFVMAIGFYNHFTHHHLPSSTLYNGPQYKQHYPTSVFFNQNDFATFLCISFFLYAAAVKNMKNGYVKAVSLLFAICALYLIILTGSRASLLGICAGAAVYVFILLPSLLKKLALYAAGAGAALFALLFAGRITNAFLNLFSAPQAMPGQHPLPSNLARANLLKNAFHYVIDSWGFGVGAGNVSYYLKAEPVYDTGGVAEVHNWLVEIMANFGVLTMLGYLTVYLFLFWTLYKWHERKTENQSRLITEGLITAMAGFLVSSISPSSVSNLFFHWVFLSLVIAAVNILRRLQKEPAVTAYYEKQGDAR from the coding sequence GTGAGTATCAAACGTTCAGCGGCACATGTTCTAGTGCTGCTTGCCGCTGTCATTACAGGAGTATTCATCATGCTGGAGGCGGTCAGAGCGGATGCCGGTTTTGGAAAATTCACCGTGCTGCTGCTTGCCGCCATGATCGGTATTGCCGGACTTGCTTTGATATCCGCCTTTACAACAAACGGCCGGATGTTTATGGGGCTCATTTATATACTGATCGCGTGTACATTTCTGAATCAGGCCTTCTTTGCCATCCATCTCGGTTTTTTCAGCTTATTTATATACCGGCTGTTATTAATCGGGGCGGGCGCCCTTCACATCGCCGGCATCCTGACAAACCGGCATCATATTGACAGATGGAATCGGGTGAATGTAAAAGGGGTTCTGATGTTTTTCGCCTTATGGTTTACATACGGTCTCATATCGCTATTGTGGGCAAAATCCGTGACGTACGGGATTAAATATTTAGCTTTAATGGCGATGGGCATGTTTTTGATTTATCTCGTCGTCATGTTTATTCAGCGCCTTGATCAGCTGATGGTTTTTTACGGCATATGGCTTGTGATGACCATTTTTGTGATGGCGATCGGCTTTTACAATCATTTTACACATCACCATCTGCCGAGCTCCACGCTTTATAACGGGCCGCAGTACAAACAGCATTATCCGACGTCCGTTTTCTTTAATCAAAATGATTTCGCGACGTTTTTATGCATCAGTTTCTTTCTGTACGCGGCGGCGGTGAAAAATATGAAAAACGGTTATGTGAAGGCCGTCAGCCTGCTCTTTGCGATCTGCGCTTTGTATTTAATCATTTTGACCGGTTCGCGCGCGAGTTTGCTGGGCATATGCGCGGGGGCGGCTGTATACGTCTTCATCCTGCTGCCTTCCCTGCTGAAAAAACTCGCGCTGTACGCTGCGGGGGCGGGTGCTGCGCTCTTTGCGCTTTTATTTGCGGGCCGTATCACCAATGCCTTCTTGAATCTCTTTTCAGCTCCGCAGGCGATGCCGGGACAGCACCCGCTTCCATCGAACCTCGCGCGGGCGAATCTTTTAAAGAACGCCTTTCACTACGTGATTGATTCCTGGGGGTTCGGAGTGGGTGCGGGAAACGTCTCGTACTATTTAAAAGCTGAGCCCGTGTATGATACGGGCGGCGTAGCTGAAGTGCACAACTGGCTCGTCGAGATTATGGCTAACTTCGGCGTGCTTACGATGCTCGGCTATCTGACAGTCTACTTGTTCCTTTTTTGGACACTTTATAAATGGCATGAAAGAAAAACGGAAAATCAGTCAAGACTGATCACAGAAGGACTTATCACGGCGATGGCCGGTTTTTTGGTAAGCAGCATCAGCCCAAGCTCCGTATCAAATTTATTTTTTCACTGGGTATTTCTCTCACTCGTGATTGCGGCGGTCAATATTCTGAGGCGTTTACAAAAGGAGCCTGCCGTTACGGCGTACTATGAAAAACAGGGAGATGCGAGATGA
- the tuaG gene encoding teichuronic acid biosynthesis protein TuaG — protein sequence MTNWKPFVSVITPSYNASEYIEDTIQSVLHQSHPHWEMIIADDCSTDGTRDILRQYEQKDERIRVVYLDKNRGAAAARNTALEHAKGRYVAFLDSDDRWKKEKLQKQLAFMSERSCAFSFTGYSVMEQDGTPTDKTIQAPESLSYDEALKNTIIGCLTVMIDREQTGQIQMPDIRTRQDLATWLSLLKRGFTAYGLNECLSEYRLVQNSISSNKWKAAKKTWFVYREIERLHFIKASWCFMQYAKNAVMKRL from the coding sequence ATGACAAACTGGAAACCTTTCGTATCTGTCATTACACCGTCTTATAATGCAAGTGAATATATCGAAGACACGATTCAATCCGTTTTACACCAAAGCCACCCGCATTGGGAGATGATTATCGCGGATGATTGTTCAACGGACGGAACGAGAGATATTTTACGGCAATATGAACAAAAGGATGAGCGGATCCGCGTCGTTTATTTAGACAAAAACCGGGGAGCCGCGGCTGCCAGAAATACAGCCCTCGAGCATGCCAAGGGGCGTTATGTCGCATTTTTGGACAGCGATGACAGATGGAAAAAGGAAAAGCTTCAAAAACAGCTGGCGTTTATGTCAGAGCGGTCCTGTGCATTTTCATTCACGGGCTACAGCGTCATGGAGCAGGACGGAACGCCGACGGACAAAACGATTCAAGCGCCTGAAAGCCTGTCCTATGATGAAGCTTTAAAAAACACGATTATCGGATGTTTAACGGTCATGATTGACAGAGAACAGACGGGGCAGATTCAAATGCCTGATATCAGAACGCGGCAGGATTTGGCGACATGGCTGTCCCTTCTGAAAAGGGGATTTACAGCTTACGGCCTGAATGAGTGCCTTTCAGAATACAGGCTTGTGCAGAATTCAATTTCAAGCAACAAGTGGAAAGCCGCCAAAAAAACATGGTTTGTTTATAGAGAAATTGAGCGCCTGCACTTTATCAAGGCTTCGTGGTGTTTTATGCAATATGCGAAAAACGCGGTCATGAAAAGACTGTAG
- the tuaB gene encoding teichuronic acid biosynthesis protein TuaB, producing MPSITNQILRGAKWTSISTACITVIQVVQFALLGRVMSLAEFGLVGMITTVVVFAQIALDMGFGAALIQKDHVTEKQMSSLYWLNIITGLALFALLFFSSPLIADFYRREELAYLIRVLAVMFLIAPIGQQYQYMLQKALAFNTLSKIEIFSNVLSFVYLAAAVFYTDPILAYVISQVLLQSSKGLLYWISCRKTWRPAFVFDLKGMKGFFSFGAFQLSSRLVNRLGANIDMILIGSFIGAEALGIYNLAYQIVTLPVLKINPIITRVAFPVFAKNKHENSVIREGFLNMTKMLALISFPLLLGLVSVSDAFVASVFGEKWLTAVPVLNVLAIVGILRVLMNPNGSVLLAKGRADLAFYWDAGVMLLYGASLYAAVLSGSLLTVAWTYAFISILNFLIGRWLLAYVIKLRLSAYFKAVAKPFLLTAAMGVIAFTASFGTERISLDVKLRLAISVACGALCYLFLLGKAYPHMKSKLRKGRLL from the coding sequence ATGCCTAGTATTACAAATCAAATCTTGCGCGGCGCTAAATGGACAAGTATTTCGACAGCGTGTATTACGGTCATTCAAGTCGTTCAATTCGCCTTGCTCGGGCGGGTCATGTCACTGGCTGAATTCGGCCTTGTCGGCATGATCACAACGGTTGTGGTGTTTGCCCAAATTGCGCTTGATATGGGCTTTGGCGCCGCGCTCATTCAAAAAGATCATGTAACTGAAAAACAGATGTCTTCCCTGTACTGGCTGAATATCATAACGGGACTTGCGCTGTTTGCGCTTCTGTTTTTCAGCAGTCCGCTCATTGCCGATTTTTATCGGCGGGAGGAGCTTGCCTATTTGATCCGCGTGCTGGCCGTCATGTTTTTAATCGCACCGATCGGCCAGCAATATCAGTATATGCTGCAAAAAGCGCTGGCGTTTAACACGTTAAGCAAGATTGAAATCTTTTCAAATGTGCTGTCCTTCGTTTATTTGGCGGCTGCGGTTTTTTATACCGATCCGATTCTCGCGTATGTGATTTCTCAGGTGCTGCTGCAATCGTCAAAAGGTCTTCTGTACTGGATATCCTGCAGAAAAACATGGAGGCCGGCGTTTGTTTTTGATCTGAAGGGGATGAAAGGTTTCTTTTCTTTCGGGGCCTTTCAGCTGTCTTCCCGGCTTGTGAACCGGCTCGGGGCGAATATTGATATGATTCTGATCGGCAGTTTTATCGGCGCGGAGGCGCTCGGCATTTACAATTTGGCCTATCAGATCGTCACGCTTCCGGTATTAAAGATTAATCCGATCATTACAAGAGTGGCATTTCCCGTCTTTGCGAAAAACAAGCATGAAAACAGCGTCATCAGAGAAGGATTTCTCAATATGACCAAAATGCTCGCGCTGATTTCTTTTCCGCTTTTGCTCGGTTTGGTTTCAGTATCGGATGCATTCGTGGCTTCGGTTTTCGGAGAAAAATGGCTTACGGCTGTCCCAGTCTTAAACGTTCTCGCCATCGTCGGGATTTTAAGGGTCCTGATGAACCCGAACGGATCAGTGCTGCTGGCAAAAGGGCGGGCTGATCTGGCGTTTTATTGGGATGCCGGGGTGATGCTGCTGTATGGTGCGTCTTTATACGCCGCCGTGCTGTCCGGCAGCCTCTTGACTGTAGCCTGGACGTACGCTTTCATCAGCATCCTGAATTTCCTGATCGGGCGCTGGCTGTTGGCATATGTCATTAAACTGCGTCTGTCGGCTTATTTCAAAGCCGTGGCCAAACCGTTTCTGCTTACGGCGGCAATGGGTGTCATCGCTTTTACAGCCAGCTTCGGCACCGAGCGGATCAGCCTTGATGTAAAGCTGCGTCTGGCGATCTCAGTAGCCTGCGGCGCATTGTGCTATTTATTCCTGTTAGGAAAAGCTTATCCGCATATGAAAAGTAAATTAAGAAAAGGGCGTTTGCTATGA
- the tuaC gene encoding teichuronic acid biosynthesis protein TuaC, which yields MKVLWMTSVYPSSEKPGEGVFHETQAQELRKLGAEMTVICPRPKLAAPFRMLKKTYRQKDIRPAHEWRKGVSVHRPFYRAVPGQLKWAQPHKRMAASVLSAIKKHGLKPDLIHAHFAMPSGGAAAIVSKALGIPYVLTLHGSDVNVYPHYSKSAHRAFTLAVREAADIYAVSGSLREQMKKLSEADCSVLPIGITIDAFQKRNETKEAIRKRLGLPSDKKLIVFIGRLVKEKGVFDLSKAVQSLDQRFEAVFVGDGPAKSSLREAAHIVTGQVPNDKIQDYLLASDIMALPSYSEGMPTVVIEALALKVPVICTDVGGVASLFGKYRRLLIRPGSPETLAESIRQYDEGAAWTPQTADELYQTVRTYFDASQNAKALKEKYRTVMNRAGQEENLSKEG from the coding sequence ATGAAGGTATTGTGGATGACAAGTGTATATCCGAGCAGTGAAAAGCCGGGAGAAGGCGTTTTTCATGAGACGCAGGCACAAGAACTGAGAAAGCTCGGCGCGGAGATGACCGTCATTTGTCCGCGGCCGAAGCTCGCTGCGCCATTCCGGATGCTGAAAAAGACATATCGGCAAAAGGATATAAGGCCTGCGCATGAATGGCGGAAAGGCGTGTCCGTCCACCGGCCGTTTTATCGGGCGGTTCCCGGGCAGCTGAAATGGGCGCAGCCGCATAAAAGAATGGCGGCATCGGTTCTTTCCGCGATCAAAAAGCACGGCCTGAAGCCCGATCTGATTCACGCGCATTTCGCCATGCCGTCAGGAGGAGCGGCCGCCATTGTCTCAAAGGCCTTGGGAATTCCGTATGTTCTGACATTGCATGGCAGTGATGTCAATGTCTATCCGCATTACAGCAAAAGCGCTCATCGCGCATTTACACTTGCGGTCCGGGAGGCTGCTGATATTTATGCCGTCAGCGGCAGTCTGCGGGAACAAATGAAAAAGCTCAGCGAAGCGGATTGCAGCGTGCTCCCGATCGGCATCACGATTGACGCCTTCCAAAAAAGGAATGAGACGAAAGAAGCCATCAGAAAACGGCTAGGTCTTCCTTCTGATAAAAAGCTGATCGTGTTTATCGGCAGGCTTGTCAAAGAAAAAGGTGTTTTCGACTTATCAAAAGCCGTTCAGTCATTGGACCAAAGATTTGAAGCCGTATTTGTCGGTGACGGACCCGCCAAATCCTCATTGCGGGAAGCCGCTCACATCGTAACGGGGCAAGTGCCGAATGACAAGATACAGGATTATCTGCTGGCGTCGGATATCATGGCGCTGCCGTCCTACAGTGAAGGTATGCCGACTGTGGTCATTGAGGCGCTCGCTCTGAAGGTGCCGGTGATTTGCACCGATGTCGGGGGTGTCGCTTCATTATTCGGTAAATACCGGCGTTTGCTGATCAGACCGGGTTCACCCGAAACGCTGGCGGAATCCATTCGGCAATATGATGAAGGAGCGGCTTGGACGCCGCAAACTGCCGATGAACTTTATCAAACCGTCCGCACGTATTTTGACGCAAGCCAAAACGCGAAAGCGCTGAAAGAGAAATACCGGACCGTAATGAACCGGGCCGGGCAAGAGGAGAACCTTTCGAAAGAGGGATGA
- the tuaH gene encoding teichuronic acid biosynthesis protein TuaH: MKVEPIIHVIVGAAEWGHDRLRYRRHRLAEFLARQKETKSVIWVCPSPRANDGQMTGIAEGIRQFAVKDLLKQKAFRFGRYTDFCYRNKLSPLLNVLKEEREGARCCLWYTFPGFPLLSELFPWDEVIYDCSDLWAAPISGRAGVLSNIRRNIIKQAEMRIIQRADSITCTSDCLHQEVGKKLENPRQKVFTIENGVEYDLFSQENKHPDEDILQGRNGPVLGFIGGIKPKLDFALLAETADLRPDWTILLVGPNTAEDEPDFKSLLKRPNVIWSGPAAPNEVPSYMQLVDIGIMPYKNSPYNDAVFPLKLFEFLAAGKPVVGCNLASTAKIKRPYVYEYVEGSDPADFIAACESLLAADRGGSYEALRRELARRRDWNVLFGHMLECTGIMKNAHSH; the protein is encoded by the coding sequence ATGAAGGTGGAACCGATTATTCACGTAATCGTCGGAGCGGCGGAATGGGGTCATGACCGGCTGAGATACAGACGGCACCGGCTGGCTGAATTTCTCGCCAGGCAAAAAGAAACGAAAAGCGTCATTTGGGTATGTCCGTCCCCGCGCGCAAATGACGGGCAAATGACTGGGATTGCCGAGGGAATCCGGCAGTTCGCAGTAAAGGATCTCCTGAAGCAGAAAGCTTTCCGCTTCGGCAGGTATACAGATTTTTGCTACAGGAATAAGCTTTCACCATTGCTGAACGTGCTGAAGGAAGAAAGAGAAGGGGCCCGCTGCTGCTTATGGTACACCTTCCCCGGTTTTCCGCTTCTGTCAGAACTGTTTCCTTGGGATGAAGTGATTTACGATTGCAGTGATCTGTGGGCGGCTCCGATCAGCGGACGTGCCGGTGTGCTGTCAAATATCAGAAGAAATATCATAAAACAGGCGGAAATGAGAATCATTCAGCGTGCCGATTCCATTACGTGCACATCTGACTGTCTTCATCAGGAGGTCGGAAAAAAGCTGGAGAACCCGCGCCAGAAGGTCTTCACCATTGAAAACGGAGTGGAATATGACCTGTTTTCACAGGAAAATAAACACCCGGATGAAGACATTTTACAGGGAAGAAATGGGCCGGTTCTCGGTTTTATCGGCGGCATCAAACCGAAGCTCGATTTCGCGCTTTTAGCGGAAACGGCAGATTTACGGCCGGATTGGACGATTTTATTGGTAGGTCCGAACACGGCTGAGGATGAGCCGGATTTCAAGTCGCTTCTGAAGCGGCCGAATGTCATCTGGTCGGGACCTGCTGCGCCGAATGAAGTGCCGTCCTATATGCAGCTCGTCGACATCGGCATTATGCCTTATAAAAATTCGCCTTATAATGACGCGGTATTTCCGCTCAAGCTTTTTGAATTTTTAGCTGCCGGCAAACCGGTTGTCGGCTGCAACCTTGCTTCTACGGCCAAAATCAAAAGGCCTTATGTTTATGAATACGTTGAAGGCAGCGACCCCGCAGATTTCATCGCAGCCTGTGAATCGCTCTTGGCAGCGGATCGCGGCGGATCTTACGAGGCATTGCGCCGTGAATTGGCCCGAAGACGGGATTGGAATGTTTTATTCGGCCATATGCTCGAATGCACGGGAATCATGAAAAATGCGCACTCCCATTAA
- a CDS encoding glycosyltransferase family 4 protein codes for MLDERMFRIVVAFFVSLLTVLILTPIVKKIAIKIGAVDQPSNRKVHDKIMPRMGGLAIFIGVAAGVLAAGIYNETKMTAITVGAFIIVILGILDDKYQLSAKVKFFVQLAVAIMIVSTGLKMDFFSVPFLTERLELGWVAYPLTVLWIVGITNAMNLIDGLDGLAAGLSVIGLSTIAVMALSGGKILILSLSLVVIGSTLGFLFYNFHPAKIFMGDTGSLFLGYVISVLSLLGLYKSVTLFSIIIPIIILGVPIFDTTFAVIRRILNKQPISAPDKSHIHHRLMAFGLSHRTAVIIIYLIGFIFSISAILLKSATIWLSLFIIFVLIVFMQIIAEVTGLVNEQFKPFTKFYKRLVKKN; via the coding sequence ATGCTTGACGAACGCATGTTTCGCATAGTTGTTGCGTTTTTTGTCTCTCTGCTAACGGTTTTAATCCTAACTCCTATCGTAAAAAAAATTGCGATCAAAATAGGTGCAGTTGACCAGCCCAGCAACCGAAAAGTACATGATAAAATAATGCCCCGTATGGGCGGATTGGCCATTTTTATCGGCGTAGCGGCGGGTGTGCTCGCGGCCGGCATATATAATGAAACGAAGATGACCGCCATCACGGTGGGCGCGTTTATTATTGTTATTTTAGGAATTCTTGATGATAAATACCAATTAAGCGCAAAGGTAAAGTTTTTCGTCCAGTTAGCCGTAGCCATTATGATTGTGAGCACGGGACTGAAAATGGACTTTTTCTCCGTGCCGTTTTTAACGGAACGTTTAGAATTGGGATGGGTCGCTTACCCGCTGACTGTGTTATGGATCGTCGGTATCACGAACGCGATGAACCTGATTGACGGTTTGGACGGTCTCGCTGCCGGTCTGTCGGTCATCGGACTGTCCACCATCGCAGTAATGGCGTTATCCGGAGGCAAAATCCTTATCCTGTCACTTTCTCTCGTTGTGATAGGAAGCACACTCGGATTTTTATTTTATAATTTTCACCCGGCAAAAATATTTATGGGAGATACCGGATCGCTCTTTCTCGGATACGTCATTTCAGTACTCTCATTATTAGGTCTTTATAAAAGCGTGACTTTATTCAGTATCATCATTCCGATCATTATTTTGGGCGTGCCGATTTTTGATACGACGTTCGCTGTCATCAGACGGATACTAAACAAACAGCCGATTTCAGCGCCTGATAAGTCACATATACACCACCGGCTGATGGCCTTCGGGCTTTCACACCGCACGGCTGTCATCATCATTTATTTAATCGGCTTTATTTTCAGCATCAGTGCCATCCTGCTGAAAAGCGCGACCATATGGCTTTCGCTGTTTATTATTTTTGTATTGATTGTATTTATGCAAATCATAGCAGAGGTCACAGGGTTAGTAAATGAACAATTTAAACCATTTACCAAGTTTTACAAGAGATTGGTAAAGAAGAATTAA
- a CDS encoding LCP family protein, with translation MAERVRVRVRKKKKNKRKIIFKRILLLLTLVLLVAAGFGGYKVYKTINAADNAYDALSRGDKSKLRDEVIDMKKKPFSILFMGIENYATSGKGGRSDSLIVVTLDPRNKTMKMLSIPRDTRVTLAGDTTGKKSKINAAFAKGGADETVSTVEDLLGIPIDKYVTVDFNGFKDVIDEVGGVNVKVPFDFDEMSDVSKKKRIYFKKGNMHLNGEQALAYARMRKQDKRGDFGRNDRQKQILNALIDQMSKAGNIAKIDKIAETASNNVQTNIRITEGLALQQIYSGFTSKKIDTLTITGTDLYLGGGGTASTGGTYYFQPDPANLEKVRQTLQKHLDYPAGSSTAADPASDSTGTDGTTDSTSGGTGADGTTDSTSGGTGTDGTTDSNSGGTGTGGTTDSTNGTAGANGTDSTQPGNTNSSGTTGY, from the coding sequence AAAAAGAAAAACAAACGAAAGATTATTTTCAAACGGATTTTGCTGCTGCTTACCCTCGTTTTGTTAGTTGCTGCCGGGTTTGGCGGGTACAAAGTATACAAAACGATCAATGCGGCAGATAATGCATATGATGCCCTTTCCCGCGGAGATAAATCAAAACTGCGGGATGAAGTCATCGATATGAAGAAAAAACCGTTCTCCATTTTGTTTATGGGGATCGAAAATTATGCCACAAGCGGAAAAGGCGGACGATCAGATTCTCTTATTGTTGTTACCCTTGATCCGAGAAATAAAACAATGAAAATGCTGAGTATTCCGCGTGATACGCGGGTGACGCTTGCCGGCGATACAACCGGTAAAAAGTCAAAAATCAATGCGGCTTTTGCTAAAGGCGGAGCGGATGAAACCGTCTCAACTGTAGAAGACTTATTAGGCATACCGATTGATAAGTATGTCACTGTCGATTTTAACGGTTTTAAGGATGTTATTGATGAAGTCGGCGGAGTCAATGTAAAGGTGCCATTTGATTTCGACGAGATGAGTGACGTCAGTAAAAAGAAACGGATCTACTTCAAGAAAGGAAACATGCATTTGAACGGTGAACAGGCTCTGGCTTACGCGCGGATGAGAAAGCAGGATAAGCGCGGAGACTTCGGCCGTAATGACCGCCAAAAGCAGATCCTAAACGCACTGATCGACCAAATGTCTAAGGCTGGAAATATTGCTAAGATCGATAAAATCGCTGAAACAGCGAGCAATAACGTACAAACGAATATCCGCATCACTGAAGGACTCGCCCTTCAGCAGATTTACAGCGGCTTTACCAGCAAAAAGATTGATACACTGACCATAACAGGAACAGATTTATATTTAGGCGGAGGCGGAACCGCGTCTACGGGCGGAACGTATTATTTCCAACCGGACCCCGCCAATCTCGAAAAAGTACGGCAAACCTTGCAGAAGCATTTAGATTATCCGGCCGGAAGCAGCACTGCGGCCGATCCTGCTTCTGACAGCACCGGAACAGACGGTACGACGGATTCAACTTCCGGCGGCACAGGAGCAGACGGTACGACGGATTCAACTTCCGGCGGCACAGGAACAGACGGCACCACTGATTCGAATTCCGGCGGCACAGGGACCGGCGGCACGACCGATTCAACCAACGGTACTGCGGGTGCAAACGGAACGGACAGCACACAGCCCGGCAACACAAATTCAAGCGGCACAACAGGCTATTAA
- the tuaD gene encoding UDP-glucose 6-dehydrogenase TuaD encodes MKKIAVLGTGYVGLVSGTCFAEIGNHVTCCDINEAKIRSLQNGVIPIYEPGLEELAEKNVSAGRLSFTAEIESAVKAADIIYIAVGTPMSNTGEADLTYIKAAAQTIGEQLNGYKIIVNKSTVPVGTGKLVYQIVSEASKGNHPFDVVSNPEFLREGSAVRDTMEMERAVIGATSEHAASVIEELHKPFRTKIVKTNLESAEMIKYAANAFLAAKISFINDIANICERVGADISHVSEGVGLDSRIGNKFLQAGIGFGGSCFPKDTTALLHIANAAGYPFQMMEAVIETNQKQRLRITEKLNRVIGPVKGKTVAVLGLAFKPHTNDVRSAPALDIISSLKEQGAHVKAYDPIAIPEASAVLGDGGIEYHTELYSAIENADACLITTDWPEVKEMDLQRAKQLLKRPVIIDGRNIFPLEYMRVSGFTYHSVGRPAVHADRQIKELAR; translated from the coding sequence GTGAAAAAAATCGCTGTATTAGGAACAGGGTATGTAGGTCTTGTATCTGGAACTTGTTTTGCGGAAATCGGCAATCATGTGACTTGCTGCGACATCAATGAAGCGAAAATCAGAAGCTTGCAAAACGGAGTCATCCCGATATATGAACCGGGGCTTGAGGAATTAGCTGAAAAAAATGTCAGTGCCGGGCGTTTATCCTTTACGGCTGAAATTGAGTCGGCTGTGAAAGCCGCTGATATCATCTATATCGCCGTCGGGACGCCGATGTCAAATACGGGTGAAGCCGATCTGACCTATATTAAGGCAGCGGCGCAGACAATCGGAGAACAGCTGAACGGATACAAAATCATTGTCAACAAAAGCACCGTTCCGGTCGGGACGGGGAAGCTCGTTTACCAAATCGTCAGCGAAGCGTCGAAGGGAAACCATCCGTTTGATGTCGTGTCAAATCCTGAATTCCTCCGCGAAGGCTCGGCAGTGCGGGATACGATGGAAATGGAGCGGGCGGTCATCGGCGCCACAAGCGAACATGCCGCTTCGGTTATTGAAGAGCTTCATAAGCCGTTCCGTACAAAAATCGTAAAGACCAATCTTGAAAGCGCGGAAATGATTAAGTATGCCGCAAATGCTTTTTTAGCCGCAAAAATATCCTTTATTAACGATATCGCCAATATTTGCGAACGTGTCGGGGCGGACATTTCTCACGTGTCAGAAGGCGTCGGCCTAGACAGCCGCATCGGGAATAAATTTCTGCAGGCGGGTATTGGGTTCGGAGGCTCCTGCTTTCCGAAAGATACAACCGCTTTATTGCATATCGCAAACGCCGCAGGCTATCCGTTTCAAATGATGGAAGCAGTCATTGAAACCAATCAAAAGCAGCGGCTACGCATTACGGAAAAATTGAACCGCGTCATCGGTCCGGTAAAGGGGAAAACCGTGGCCGTACTGGGGCTGGCTTTTAAACCGCACACAAATGACGTCCGCTCCGCCCCGGCTCTTGATATCATCTCAAGTCTTAAAGAGCAGGGCGCTCACGTGAAAGCGTATGATCCGATCGCGATTCCCGAAGCGTCTGCTGTATTAGGAGACGGCGGCATTGAATATCACACAGAGCTGTACAGTGCCATCGAAAACGCGGACGCATGCCTGATTACAACTGATTGGCCGGAAGTCAAGGAGATGGATCTTCAGAGGGCGAAGCAGCTGCTCAAACGGCCGGTCATCATTGACGGCAGAAATATATTCCCGCTGGAATATATGAGGGTTTCAGGATTCACTTATCATTCCGTCGGACGTCCCGCGGTTCATGCCGACCGGCAAATAAAAGAATTGGCAAGATAG
- the tuaF gene encoding teichuronic acid biosynthesis protein TuaF — translation MKDMLTRLTRRIKKNIIWIIALPVVLGAAGYLLPSKITGTSSFTSAAAIAAGNYDHPLYNNTKEIPLLLTSDTFLKQALPEKTDEERTAVKSKLTVETQSDSLITVSYSDQDKQEAESVFQAVIKTFLKNDQELFEKRAKVVRQSIDALQGETVSADAKVDKERFLYELKNTQLNLKAAGVINSEPVSETAGQGMPPKKKAVLGVLIGIAVAFMFIVIPEFFRESF, via the coding sequence ATGAAGGATATGTTGACAAGATTAACCCGGCGTATCAAAAAGAATATCATTTGGATCATTGCGCTGCCCGTTGTCCTAGGGGCGGCCGGTTATCTATTGCCGTCAAAAATCACCGGAACCAGCAGTTTCACATCGGCAGCCGCGATCGCCGCGGGAAATTATGATCATCCGCTTTATAACAACACAAAAGAAATTCCGCTCCTTTTGACGAGCGATACTTTTTTAAAGCAGGCTCTGCCTGAAAAAACAGACGAAGAAAGAACAGCCGTAAAAAGTAAACTGACTGTCGAAACACAGTCAGATTCATTGATCACGGTCAGTTACAGCGACCAAGACAAACAGGAGGCCGAATCGGTGTTTCAGGCTGTCATAAAGACTTTTCTGAAGAATGATCAGGAGCTGTTTGAAAAACGGGCAAAAGTGGTTCGTCAGAGTATTGACGCGCTTCAGGGAGAAACCGTCAGCGCGGATGCCAAAGTGGATAAGGAAAGATTTTTATACGAATTGAAAAACACACAGCTGAACCTGAAAGCTGCCGGCGTCATTAATTCAGAGCCGGTGAGTGAAACGGCGGGACAGGGCATGCCGCCGAAAAAGAAAGCGGTTCTGGGCGTTTTGATCGGCATTGCAGTTGCATTTATGTTCATTGTCATTCCTGAGTTTTTTAGAGAGTCCTTTTAA